From one [Ruminococcus] lactaris ATCC 29176 genomic stretch:
- a CDS encoding spore germination protein yields MIKKDEKKISSSFEENIAYMDQVLPVKESFDIIKREMEIGGRKSFFYFIDGFVKDEAMLKLMDSFLSVTEEDMPEDAQAFSVKEVPYVEVEVLTDFDQVMRNVLSGTSCLFIEGYEGCLCIDCRTYPARSVDEPDKDKSLRGSRDGFVETIVFNTALMRRRIRDPHLVMEMTEAGQASRTDIAVCYMSDRVDRELLKNLKNRIESLQVGDLRMNQQSLAEALFKRKWFNPFPKFKYTERPDTAAACLLEGKVVVLVDNSPSALILPTSILDMIEEANDYYFPTITGVYLKVSRTLITIATVFFTPLYLLFMQNLRWLPSIFSFVVVQDQVNIPLIWQFLLLELSIDGLRLAAMNTPTMLSTPLSVIAGIVMGEFSVESGWFNSEVMLYMAFVAVANYTQPNFELGYALKFMRLMLLVLTAWLNLWGFIIGCILVLCFLIFNKTLSGRSYLNVKLN; encoded by the coding sequence ATGATAAAAAAAGATGAGAAAAAAATAAGCAGTTCTTTTGAAGAAAATATTGCTTATATGGATCAGGTGCTTCCCGTAAAAGAAAGCTTTGATATCATCAAGCGGGAGATGGAGATCGGCGGGAGAAAGAGTTTTTTTTATTTTATTGACGGATTTGTGAAGGACGAAGCGATGCTGAAGCTGATGGATTCGTTCCTGTCGGTCACAGAAGAGGATATGCCGGAAGATGCACAGGCATTTTCTGTGAAAGAGGTACCTTATGTTGAAGTGGAAGTTCTGACAGACTTTGATCAGGTAATGAGAAATGTTCTGTCGGGGACTTCCTGTCTTTTTATTGAAGGATATGAAGGCTGCCTTTGCATCGATTGCCGGACCTATCCTGCGAGAAGTGTGGATGAACCGGATAAAGACAAGTCTTTGCGGGGATCAAGAGACGGATTTGTAGAGACGATCGTATTTAATACCGCATTGATGAGAAGAAGAATCCGTGATCCACATCTGGTGATGGAGATGACGGAGGCAGGGCAGGCATCGAGAACAGATATTGCTGTCTGCTATATGTCAGACCGGGTGGACAGGGAGCTCCTGAAAAATCTGAAAAACCGGATTGAAAGTCTACAGGTAGGAGATCTGAGGATGAATCAGCAAAGTCTTGCAGAAGCACTTTTTAAAAGAAAATGGTTCAACCCTTTTCCTAAATTTAAATATACGGAACGGCCGGATACGGCAGCGGCGTGTCTGCTGGAAGGAAAGGTAGTGGTACTGGTTGATAATTCGCCATCCGCATTGATTCTGCCAACCTCGATCCTGGATATGATTGAGGAGGCGAATGACTATTATTTTCCGACGATCACAGGTGTGTATCTGAAGGTATCAAGGACGCTGATTACGATTGCAACAGTCTTTTTTACACCACTTTATCTGCTGTTTATGCAGAATCTGAGATGGCTGCCGTCAATCTTTTCCTTTGTAGTCGTGCAGGATCAGGTAAATATTCCACTGATCTGGCAGTTTCTCTTGCTGGAACTTTCGATTGACGGTCTGAGGCTTGCAGCCATGAATACGCCGACGATGCTGAGTACACCGCTCAGTGTGATCGCAGGTATCGTTATGGGAGAATTTTCAGTAGAATCGGGCTGGTTTAATTCAGAAGTTATGCTGTATATGGCTTTTGTGGCAGTGGCAAATTATACCCAGCCTAATTTTGAACTGGGCTATGCATTAAAGTTCATGCGGCTGATGCTACTGGTTCTGACAGCCTGGCTGAATCTGTGGGGATTTATCATAGGATGTATTCTGGTACTCTGTTTCCTGATCTTCAATAAAACTTTATCAGGGAGAAGTTATCTGAATGTAAAGTTGAATTAA
- a CDS encoding DegV family protein — protein sequence MREFVITVNSTVDLPKEWLKERNVPVLPLKYTIDGQTYQDMEGLSAKEFFQKLREGHMSVTSQINPEEAREMMEPFLKEGKDLLHLAFSSGLSGTYNSMRIAAEELAEDYPDAKIIVIDTLCACMGEGLLLYKVLQLKDQGKTLEEIAEWVEANKLHICHNVTVDDLNHLHRGGRISKTAAVFGTLVQVKPIIHMDENGKLQVIGKERGRKRSLNKIVDMAVEQSEGWENDMVMITHGDCIEDAEYVAERVKEKLGNPEVLINNIGTVIGSHTGPGVVAVFLMGNKR from the coding sequence ATGAGAGAATTTGTAATTACGGTGAATAGTACGGTGGATCTGCCAAAAGAATGGCTGAAAGAGAGGAATGTCCCTGTTCTTCCTTTAAAATATACCATTGACGGACAGACTTATCAGGATATGGAAGGACTGTCTGCAAAAGAATTTTTTCAGAAATTAAGAGAAGGGCATATGTCGGTAACTTCTCAGATCAATCCTGAGGAAGCAAGAGAGATGATGGAACCATTTCTGAAAGAAGGAAAGGATCTTCTGCATCTTGCATTTTCCTCTGGCCTGAGCGGAACTTATAATAGTATGCGGATTGCGGCGGAGGAGCTGGCAGAAGACTATCCGGATGCAAAGATTATAGTGATCGATACGTTATGTGCCTGCATGGGAGAGGGACTCCTTTTATACAAAGTGTTGCAGTTAAAAGATCAGGGAAAGACTCTGGAAGAGATTGCTGAATGGGTAGAAGCCAATAAACTGCATATCTGCCATAATGTTACGGTAGATGATCTGAATCATCTGCACAGAGGAGGAAGAATTTCCAAGACGGCTGCTGTATTTGGAACACTGGTGCAGGTGAAGCCAATCATACATATGGATGAGAATGGCAAGCTTCAGGTGATCGGAAAAGAGAGGGGAAGAAAAAGATCACTGAATAAAATTGTTGATATGGCGGTGGAGCAGTCGGAAGGCTGGGAAAATGATATGGTGATGATCACTCATGGAGACTGCATAGAGGACGCAGAATATGTAGCGGAAAGAGTAAAAGAAAAGCTGGGAAATCCGGAAGTGCTGATCAATAATATCGGTACTGTGATCGGAAGTCATACTGGACCGGGAGTAGTTGCGGTTTTCCTTATGGGAAATAAAAGATAA
- a CDS encoding DNA alkylation repair protein — MTKEEVRKTVQKELFVLQDLKYRDFHAKLIPSVDKEKVIGIRTPALRAYAKKFGKKEEAKQFLEILPHQYYEENNLHGLLIEQMKEYEKCVEELERFLPYIDNWATCDLLAVKTVKNHLDLYISEVYRWMESDQPYTIRFGVNMLMKYYLGDNFKIEYPEKVAAIRSEEYYVNMVRAWYFATALAKQYEQILPFLEERRMDLWTHNKTIQKAIESYRITSEQKEYLRTLKIKREERTVLLR; from the coding sequence ATGACGAAAGAAGAAGTGAGAAAGACAGTCCAAAAAGAACTTTTTGTGTTGCAGGATCTGAAATACAGGGATTTTCATGCAAAACTGATCCCTTCTGTAGACAAGGAGAAAGTGATCGGAATCAGAACTCCGGCACTAAGGGCATATGCAAAGAAATTTGGAAAGAAAGAAGAAGCAAAGCAGTTTCTTGAAATTTTACCGCATCAGTACTACGAAGAAAATAATCTGCATGGGTTATTGATTGAGCAGATGAAAGAGTATGAGAAATGTGTGGAAGAACTGGAACGGTTTTTGCCATATATAGATAACTGGGCAACCTGTGATCTGCTGGCAGTGAAAACGGTGAAAAACCATCTGGATCTTTATATTAGCGAAGTTTATCGATGGATGGAATCGGATCAGCCATATACGATCCGCTTTGGAGTGAATATGCTGATGAAATATTACCTGGGGGATAACTTTAAAATTGAGTATCCGGAAAAAGTTGCTGCAATCCGTTCAGAGGAGTATTATGTGAATATGGTGCGTGCATGGTATTTTGCAACAGCACTTGCTAAGCAGTATGAGCAGATTCTTCCTTTCTTGGAAGAGAGGAGAATGGATTTGTGGACGCATAATAAAACAATTCAGAAAGCAATAGAAAGTTACCGGATCACATCAGAACAGAAAGAGTATCTCAGGACGCTGAAAATAAAAAGAGAAGAAAGAACTGTGCTGCTGAGATGA
- a CDS encoding RDAC family protein, translated as MGYVSFNDVIELNGILKEKGLNFKIHLRDTCGRQSFWIEPLGNCACEGKYDEMYGLVEAYFERKGFSVEYDEQKMNFVV; from the coding sequence ATGGGTTATGTATCATTTAATGATGTAATTGAACTGAATGGAATCCTTAAAGAAAAAGGTCTGAATTTTAAAATTCATCTCAGAGACACCTGTGGAAGACAGTCCTTCTGGATCGAACCACTTGGAAATTGTGCATGTGAAGGGAAGTATGATGAGATGTACGGATTGGTGGAAGCATACTTTGAAAGAAAAGGATTTTCTGTGGAGTATGATGAGCAGAAGATGAATTTTGTAGTGTAA
- a CDS encoding AAA family ATPase, which translates to MNQGRIIVITGSPGTGKTTTASIVAKESNMDKSVHMHTDDFFHYLSKGAIPPHLPESNEQNLVVIEAFLEAAKRYARGGYDVIVDGIVGPWFLEPWRALVREDYEVHYIVLRASKEETMKRAVERSKLDRKTNVELVETMWEQFCNLGIYESNVIETTTYSIQEAVFAVKEKISSGAALLS; encoded by the coding sequence ATGAATCAAGGAAGAATTATTGTGATTACAGGTTCGCCGGGAACAGGAAAGACAACAACTGCGTCGATTGTCGCAAAAGAATCGAACATGGATAAATCTGTGCATATGCACACAGACGACTTTTTTCATTATTTAAGCAAAGGAGCAATACCGCCGCATTTACCAGAGTCCAACGAACAAAATTTAGTTGTCATTGAAGCCTTTTTAGAAGCTGCAAAGCGCTATGCCCGCGGCGGATATGATGTAATTGTAGATGGAATTGTCGGGCCGTGGTTTTTAGAACCATGGAGAGCCCTTGTTCGAGAAGATTATGAAGTACACTATATTGTTTTAAGAGCCAGTAAAGAAGAAACTATGAAACGAGCTGTGGAACGTTCAAAATTAGACAGAAAAACAAATGTTGAATTAGTAGAAACAATGTGGGAGCAATTTTGTAATTTGGGGATATATGAATCGAATGTTATAGAAACGACAACCTATTCTATCCAAGAGGCTGTTTTTGCAGTAAAAGAAAAAATTTCAAGTGGAGCCGCATTGCTATCTTAA
- a CDS encoding helix-turn-helix domain-containing protein: protein MELSIQERLKDLRVERGLTLEQLAEQTHLSKSALGSYEGDKFKDISHYALIELAKFYEVTVDYLLGRSQTKNHPNADLADLCLSDDMIELLKSGLVDNSLLCELATHPEFPRLMADLEIYVNGVAGKQVQSANAIVDAVSATIMKQHNPGLTDPQLRQLIAAHIDDDSFCRYVIQQDINKIALDLREAHKDDFFSVPEDNPLEDFLQTAEETASPDSDPEQAAMAFICKRLKLNYGKLSEEEKKWLKKIAQKSDLLKNPKPQRGRK from the coding sequence ATGGAGTTATCCATACAGGAACGGCTAAAAGACCTGCGTGTGGAGCGTGGGCTGACATTGGAACAACTTGCGGAGCAGACCCACCTCTCCAAGTCTGCTTTGGGCAGTTATGAGGGGGACAAGTTCAAAGACATCAGCCACTATGCCCTTATTGAGTTGGCAAAGTTTTATGAAGTGACCGTTGATTATCTGCTGGGCCGCTCCCAAACAAAAAATCACCCAAACGCCGATCTTGCAGACCTGTGTTTGAGTGACGATATGATTGAACTATTGAAAAGCGGGTTGGTGGACAATTCTCTTTTGTGTGAACTGGCGACCCACCCGGAATTTCCCCGGCTCATGGCCGACCTTGAAATCTATGTGAACGGCGTAGCGGGAAAGCAGGTGCAGAGCGCAAACGCCATTGTGGACGCTGTGAGTGCAACGATTATGAAACAACACAATCCCGGATTGACCGATCCGCAGTTAAGACAGCTTATCGCCGCCCATATTGACGACGACAGCTTTTGCCGCTATGTGATACAGCAGGACATAAACAAGATAGCCCTCGACCTGCGGGAAGCCCATAAGGACGATTTTTTCAGCGTTCCGGAGGACAACCCACTGGAAGATTTCTTACAGACCGCCGAGGAAACTGCCAGTCCCGACAGCGACCCGGAACAGGCGGCTATGGCATTTATCTGTAAGCGGCTCAAGCTGAACTATGGGAAACTGTCAGAGGAAGAAAAGAAGTGGTTGAAAAAGATTGCACAGAAATCGGATTTACTGAAAAATCCAAAGCCACAACGGGGTAGAAAGTAA
- a CDS encoding cysteine-rich VLP domain-containing protein gives MRDNPYKDLPPLERRPDGSLYRMTPAQRKQAASLIRRECCCCEDGNCIVLDDGDTCTCPQTISFSVCCKWFRWSVLPLDGTLEAEIFRDRDLKRCAVCGGVFVPKSNRAKYCPGCAARVHRRQKTESERKRRSAVDS, from the coding sequence ATGAGAGATAACCCCTATAAAGACTTGCCGCCGCTGGAACGCAGGCCGGACGGTTCCCTTTACCGCATGACACCGGCGCAGAGGAAACAGGCGGCCAGCCTGATACGCCGGGAGTGCTGTTGCTGTGAGGACGGCAACTGCATTGTCCTTGACGATGGGGACACCTGCACCTGCCCGCAGACGATTTCTTTCTCGGTCTGCTGTAAGTGGTTCCGCTGGTCGGTCTTGCCGCTGGACGGAACGCTGGAAGCGGAGATTTTCCGGGATAGGGACTTGAAACGCTGTGCGGTCTGCGGCGGCGTGTTCGTCCCCAAATCCAACCGGGCAAAATACTGCCCCGGCTGTGCCGCCAGAGTTCACAGGCGACAGAAAACAGAAAGTGAACGGAAAAGGAGGTCTGCTGTGGACAGTTAG
- a CDS encoding replication initiator protein A, translating to MTNTIYIHQPEKAFSFTRLPNFLFEAPTFRPLSNEAKVLYAFILRRTELSRKNGWADDCGRIFLYYPICEEVDLLHCGRQKAVNTLRELQYAGLVEIQKQGCGKPNRIFPKSYEAVPNTDFKKSGSGTPED from the coding sequence ATGACAAATACCATCTATATCCATCAGCCGGAAAAGGCGTTCAGCTTCACCCGGCTCCCGAATTTCCTCTTTGAAGCCCCCACATTCAGGCCCCTGTCCAACGAGGCAAAGGTTCTGTACGCCTTTATCCTGCGCCGGACAGAGTTGTCCCGCAAGAATGGGTGGGCGGATGACTGCGGACGGATTTTCCTGTATTACCCTATCTGCGAAGAGGTTGACCTGCTCCATTGTGGGCGGCAGAAAGCGGTGAACACCCTGCGGGAACTGCAATACGCCGGACTGGTGGAAATCCAGAAGCAGGGCTGTGGAAAACCCAACCGCATTTTCCCAAAATCCTATGAAGCGGTTCCAAACACCGACTTCAAGAAATCCGGTTCTGGTACGCCGGAGGACTGA
- the mobV gene encoding MobV family relaxase: MAQHAILRFEKHKGNPARPLEAHHERQKEQYTSNPDINTSRSKYNFHIVKPEGRYYHFIQSRIEQAGCRTRKDSTRFVDTLITASPEFFKGKSPKEIQAFFQRAADFLIGRVGRENIVSAVVHMDEKTPHLHLTFVPLTKDNRLCAKEIIGNRANLTKWQDDFHAYMVEKYPDLERGESASKTGRKHIPTRIFKQAVSLSKQARAIEAALDGINPLNAGKKKEEALSMLKKWFPQMENFSGQLKKYKVTINDLLAENEKLEARAKASEKGKMKDTMERAKLKSELDNLQRLVDRIPPDILAELKRQQRHTVKER; the protein is encoded by the coding sequence ATGGCACAACACGCAATTTTGCGGTTTGAGAAGCACAAGGGCAACCCTGCAAGGCCGCTGGAAGCCCATCACGAAAGACAGAAAGAACAGTATACCAGCAATCCCGACATTAACACAAGCCGGAGCAAATACAACTTCCATATCGTCAAGCCGGAGGGACGCTATTACCACTTCATTCAGAGCCGTATCGAGCAGGCCGGATGCCGGACAAGGAAAGACAGCACACGGTTTGTCGATACGCTGATAACCGCCAGCCCGGAGTTTTTCAAGGGGAAATCCCCAAAGGAGATACAGGCGTTCTTCCAAAGGGCGGCAGATTTCCTCATTGGCCGGGTAGGACGGGAAAATATCGTGTCGGCGGTGGTACACATGGATGAGAAAACGCCCCACCTGCATTTGACCTTTGTTCCGCTGACAAAGGACAACCGCCTGTGCGCAAAGGAGATTATCGGCAACCGGGCAAACCTGACGAAGTGGCAGGACGATTTTCACGCCTATATGGTGGAGAAATATCCTGACTTGGAGCGTGGGGAAAGTGCCAGCAAGACAGGCCGGAAGCATATCCCCACCCGGATTTTCAAACAGGCGGTTTCCCTCTCCAAACAGGCCAGAGCCATTGAAGCCGCCCTTGACGGCATTAACCCACTGAACGCCGGAAAGAAAAAAGAGGAAGCCCTCTCCATGCTGAAAAAGTGGTTCCCGCAGATGGAGAACTTCTCCGGGCAGTTGAAAAAGTACAAGGTCACAATCAATGACCTGTTGGCGGAGAATGAGAAGTTGGAAGCAAGGGCAAAGGCCAGTGAAAAAGGCAAGATGAAAGATACGATGGAACGGGCAAAGCTGAAAAGCGAACTGGACAATTTACAGCGGCTGGTTGACCGTATCCCGCCGGATATACTGGCGGAACTGAAACGGCAGCAGCGGCACACGGTAAAGGAAAGGTGA
- the infC gene encoding translation initiation factor IF-3: protein MINEQIRDREVRLIGTDGEQLGIMSAREAMKLAQEAELDLVKIAPGAKPPVCKIIDYGKYKYEQTRKEKEAKKKQRTVEIKEVRLSPNIDTNDLNTKMNNAKKFISKGNKVKVTLRFRGREMAHVQQSKHILDDFAKMLEDVAVVEKAAKLEGRNMSMVLTERR from the coding sequence ATGATTAACGAGCAGATCAGAGACAGAGAAGTAAGACTGATCGGCACGGATGGAGAACAGTTAGGTATCATGTCAGCAAGAGAAGCTATGAAACTTGCACAGGAAGCGGAGCTTGACCTTGTAAAGATTGCTCCGGGAGCGAAACCGCCAGTCTGCAAGATTATTGATTACGGAAAGTATAAGTATGAGCAGACCCGTAAAGAAAAAGAGGCCAAGAAGAAGCAGAGAACTGTTGAAATCAAGGAAGTGCGTTTATCACCGAATATCGATACAAATGACCTTAATACGAAGATGAATAATGCTAAGAAGTTCATCTCCAAGGGAAATAAGGTCAAGGTGACACTGCGTTTCCGTGGACGTGAGATGGCTCACGTACAGCAGAGCAAGCATATACTGGATGATTTTGCAAAGATGCTGGAAGATGTTGCAGTCGTTGAGAAGGCAGCAAAGCTGGAAGGCAGAAATATGAGCATGGTTTTAACTGAAAGACGTTAA
- the rpmI gene encoding 50S ribosomal protein L35: MPKIKTNRAAAKRFKATGTGKLKRNKAYKSHILTKKSTKRKRNLRQATITDATNVKNMKKVLPYL; encoded by the coding sequence ATGCCAAAAATCAAAACTAATAGAGCGGCTGCAAAGCGCTTCAAAGCAACAGGTACAGGAAAGCTGAAAAGAAATAAAGCTTACAAGAGCCATATCTTAACAAAGAAATCTACAAAGAGAAAGAGAAATCTGAGACAGGCTACAATTACAGATGCAACCAATGTAAAGAACATGAAAAAGGTTTTACCATATCTGTAA
- the rplT gene encoding 50S ribosomal protein L20 produces MARIKGGMNAKKKHNRTLKLAKGYRGARSKQYRVAKQSVMRALTSSYAGRKQRKRQMRQLWIARINAAARMNGLSYSKFMHGLKLANVDMNRKMLAELAVSDKEGFATLAALAKEKVA; encoded by the coding sequence ATGGCAAGAATCAAAGGCGGAATGAACGCTAAGAAGAAACATAACAGAACATTAAAACTGGCTAAGGGATACAGAGGAGCACGTTCCAAGCAGTACAGAGTTGCAAAGCAGTCTGTAATGAGAGCTCTTACATCATCTTATGCAGGAAGAAAGCAGCGTAAGCGTCAGATGAGACAGCTTTGGATCGCCCGTATCAATGCAGCAGCAAGAATGAACGGACTTTCTTACAGCAAATTCATGCACGGTCTGAAACTGGCTAACGTTGACATGAACAGAAAGATGCTTGCAGAGCTTGCAGTAAGCGATAAAGAAGGATTCGCTACACTTGCAGCACTTGCAAAAGAAAAAGTAGCTTAA
- the pap gene encoding polyphosphate:AMP phosphotransferase: MLEKVDLTKKISKEEYKAKMPQMEIELGRLQRECRELKIPVMIVFEGFGASGKGVQIGKLIQSMDPRGFQVFPIKAETEDERMHPFLWRFWTKTPEAGRIAIFDGSWYRKVLIDRFEKRTREKEIETAFHSIEAFEKQLTDGGTILVKLLLDIDQKEQKKRFEKLLEKKETAWRVSQGDRERNAKYSEYAAMMEEVLYRSDTKSAPWTVIEATDRRFATVKIYMTVIHALAEAVEAVQRRRMEEQAIKAAEQVSGQQEAAEIMRQAGGELEMLQSSVLSRADLTLAYGKEEYEKRLKKLQKKIEKLHGEVYRRRIPVVIGFEGWDAGGKGGAIKRLTEKMDPRGYVVNPTAAPTEVEKAHHYLWRFWKAMPKDGHIAIFDRTWYGRVMVERIEGFSTAGEWQRAYQEINDMEKDLYDAGAVVLKFWMQIDKDEQERRFKERQQNPEKQWKITEEDWRNREKWDLYEAAVNEMLLRTSTEYAPWIVVEGNDKYYARIKVLETVVNALERRLKEK, from the coding sequence ATGCTTGAAAAGGTTGATTTGACAAAAAAGATTTCTAAAGAAGAGTATAAAGCGAAGATGCCGCAGATGGAAATAGAACTTGGCAGATTGCAGAGAGAATGCAGAGAACTGAAAATTCCGGTGATGATTGTTTTTGAAGGCTTTGGTGCATCGGGAAAGGGAGTTCAGATCGGAAAGCTGATCCAGAGTATGGATCCGAGAGGATTTCAGGTATTTCCGATCAAAGCAGAGACTGAGGATGAACGAATGCATCCGTTCCTGTGGAGATTCTGGACAAAGACCCCGGAGGCGGGGCGGATTGCTATCTTTGATGGCAGTTGGTACAGGAAAGTCTTGATTGACCGGTTTGAAAAAAGGACAAGAGAAAAAGAAATTGAGACAGCATTTCATTCGATTGAGGCGTTTGAGAAGCAGTTGACGGATGGTGGAACGATCCTGGTGAAGCTTCTGCTGGATATTGATCAGAAAGAGCAGAAAAAGAGGTTTGAAAAGCTTTTAGAAAAGAAGGAGACCGCTTGGCGGGTTTCTCAGGGAGACCGGGAGAGAAATGCAAAATATTCAGAGTATGCAGCCATGATGGAAGAAGTATTATACAGAAGTGATACAAAATCTGCACCGTGGACTGTGATCGAGGCAACCGACAGGCGTTTTGCGACAGTAAAGATTTATATGACGGTGATCCATGCACTTGCTGAGGCGGTAGAAGCTGTACAGAGAAGGCGTATGGAGGAACAGGCAATTAAGGCGGCAGAACAGGTTTCAGGTCAGCAGGAAGCAGCAGAAATCATGCGTCAGGCAGGTGGGGAACTGGAAATGCTTCAGTCATCCGTTCTCTCCAGGGCAGATCTGACGCTGGCTTATGGAAAAGAAGAATACGAAAAAAGACTGAAGAAGCTGCAGAAGAAAATAGAGAAATTGCACGGAGAAGTGTATCGGAGAAGGATTCCGGTGGTAATTGGATTTGAGGGATGGGATGCAGGTGGAAAAGGTGGTGCTATCAAGCGTCTGACGGAGAAAATGGATCCAAGAGGGTATGTGGTGAATCCTACAGCAGCACCGACAGAAGTGGAAAAGGCACATCATTATCTGTGGAGATTTTGGAAAGCAATGCCAAAGGACGGGCATATTGCTATTTTTGACAGGACATGGTATGGCAGGGTGATGGTAGAGCGGATCGAGGGATTCAGTACAGCCGGAGAGTGGCAGAGAGCCTATCAGGAGATCAATGATATGGAAAAAGATCTGTATGATGCAGGTGCGGTCGTGTTGAAATTCTGGATGCAGATTGATAAGGATGAGCAGGAACGCAGATTTAAGGAACGTCAGCAAAATCCTGAAAAGCAGTGGAAGATTACAGAGGAAGACTGGCGTAACCGGGAAAAGTGGGATCTGTATGAGGCAGCAGTCAATGAGATGCTGCTTCGGACGTCGACAGAATATGCACCGTGGATTGTAGTAGAAGGCAATGATAAATACTATGCAAGGATCAAAGTTCTGGAAACGGTTGTAAATGCACTGGAACGACGTCTGAAAGAAAAGTAG